A region of Triticum urartu cultivar G1812 unplaced genomic scaffold, Tu2.1 TuUngrouped_contig_5741, whole genome shotgun sequence DNA encodes the following proteins:
- the LOC125529642 gene encoding ATP synthase subunit beta, chloroplastic — protein sequence MRTNPTTSPPGVSTIEEKSTGRIDQIIGPVLDVTFPPGKLPYIYNALVVQSRDTADKQINVTCEVQQLLGNNRVRAVAMSATDGLMRGMEVIDTGAPLSVPVGGATLGRIFNVLGEPVDNLGPVDSSATFPIHRSAPAFIELDTKLSIFETGIKVVDLLAPYRRGGKIGLFGGAGVGKTVLIMELINNIAKAHGGVSVFGGVGERTREGNDLYMEMKESGVINEKNIEESKVALVYGQMNEPPGARMRVGLTALTMAEYFRDVNKQDVLLFIDNIFRFVQAGSEVSALLGRMPSAVGYQPTLSTEMGSLQERIASTKKGSITSIQAVYVPADDLTDPAPATTFAHLDATTVLSRGLASKGIYPAVDPLDSTSTMLQPRIVGNEHYETAQRVKETLQRYKELQDIIAILGLDELSEEDRLTVARARKIERFLSQPFFVAEVFTGSPGKYVALAETIRGFQLILSGELDGLPEQAFYLVGNIDEASTKAITLEEENKSKK from the coding sequence ATGAGAACCAATCCTACTACTTCTCCTCCCGGGGTTTCCACAATTGAAGAAAAAAGTACAGgtcgtatcgatcaaattattggaCCCGTGCTGGATGTCACTTTTCCCCCAGGCAAGTTACCTTATATTTATAACGCTTTGGTAGTCCAGAGTAGAGACACTGCCGATAAGCAAATTAATGTGACTTGTGAGGTACAACAATTATTAGGAAATAATCGAGTTAGAGCTGTAGCTATGAGTGCTACGGACGGGTTGATGAGAGGAATGGAAGTGATTGACACGGGAGCTCCTCTCAGTGTTCCGGTCGGTGGAGCTACTCTCGGACGAATTTTCAACGTTCTTGGGGAGCCTGTTGACAATTTGGGTCCTGTAGATAGTAGTGCAACGTTCCCTATTCATAGATCTGCGCCTGCCTTTATCGAGTTAGATACGAAATTATCCATCTTTGAAACAGGTATTAAGGTCGTCGATCTTTTAGCTCCTTATCGACGTGGAggaaaaataggactatttgggGGGGCTGGAGTAGGTAAAACAGTACTGATCATGGAATTAATCAATAACATTGCTAAAGCTCATGGGGGCGTATCCGTATTCGGTGGAGTAGGGGAACGGACTCGTGAAGGAAATGATCTTTATATGGAAATGAAGGAATCCGGAGTAATTAATGAAAAAAATATTGAGGAATCAAAGGTAGCTCTAGTCTATGGCCAAATGAATGAACCACCGGGAGCTCGTATGAGAGTTGGTTTAACTGCCCTAACTATGGCGGAATATTTCCGAGATGTTAATAAGCAAGACGTGCTTTTATTTATCGATAATATCTTTCGTTTTGTTCAAGCAGGATCAGAGGTATCCGCTTTATTAGGGAGAATGCCCTCCGCAGTGGGTTATCAACCTACTCTTAGTACAGAAATGGGTTCTTTGCAAGAAAGAATTGCTTCTACTAAAAAGGGATCTATAACTTCGATTCAAGCAGTTTATGTACCTGCAGACGATTTGACCGACCCTGCCCCTGCCACAACATTTGCACATTTGGATGCTACTACCGTACTTTCCAGAGGATTAGCTTCCAAGGGTATTTATCCAGCAGTAGATCCTTTAGATTCAACCTCGACTATGTTACAGCCTCGGATCGTTGGCAACGAACATTATGAAACTGCGCAAAGAGTTAAGGAAACTTTACAACGTTACAAAGAACTTCAGGACATTATCGCAATTCTTGGCTTGGATGAATTATCGGAAGAGGATCGTTTAACTGTAGCAAGAGCAAGAAAAATTGAGCGTTTCTTATCACAACCGTTCTTTGTGGCAGAAGTTTTTACTGGTTCTCCAGGAAAGTATGTTGCTCTTGCGGAAACTATTAGGGGATTTCAACTAATCCTTTCCGGAGAATTAGACGGCCTACCTGAACAGGCTTTTTATTTGGTGGGTAACATCGATGAAGCTAGCACGAAAGCTATAACCTTAGAAGAGGAGAACAAATCGAAGAAATGA